One Leptolyngbya ohadii IS1 genomic window carries:
- a CDS encoding Mu transposase C-terminal domain-containing protein, which produces MDPATELISVSPAAPGMQLALRLPTPDTDDSWLIVDGSSELPDYVQQRMRIIQQLLAARGTKTYTQVQRQAARSLGMSVRSLRRLVKAWQELGVAGLSRQPRSDQGSIKASQEWQDFIVKTYKDGNRGSRQMSPAQVAVQVQARAQTLGVEDYPGRTTVYRILRPYIEKVQQKRSLGWRQDRLTLHTREGLAIAIEWSNQVWQVDHTRADVLVVDQSGEVLGRPWLTIVVDTYSRCIMGIYLGFDAPSSAVVCLALRHAIMPKQYSSAYELQGNWGTYGLPQYLYTDGGKDFRSQHLEQVATELGIVLCLRRKPSDGGIVERPFGTFNTQFFSTLPGYVSSNVETRSPAAESEACLTLMQLEQMLVRYIVDHYNPAVDARMGDQSRIGRWEAGRIAQLPLLVDRELDLCLMRRDQRKVYRSGYIQFANLTYQGEHLAAYAGESVILRYDPRDITTVLVYQGKGSKEEFLTRAHAQGWETETLSYAEAQAISERKREAGRAISNRTMLEEVRDRETRIRKLQKQQKQQENVSVTPDVAVIDVLAVQVNATVTEPIVQPEPEVEVEKPKKPVPYVRVVDYEELKRGAGLL; this is translated from the coding sequence ATGGACCCTGCAACCGAACTGATTTCAGTCTCGCCTGCTGCTCCTGGAATGCAGCTTGCTCTGAGGTTGCCCACCCCTGACACAGACGATTCGTGGTTGATCGTCGATGGCAGCAGCGAACTGCCGGATTATGTGCAACAGCGAATGCGTATAATTCAGCAGCTATTGGCAGCACGCGGGACGAAAACATATACGCAAGTGCAGCGACAAGCTGCCCGCAGCTTAGGGATGAGTGTGCGAAGTCTGCGACGACTGGTGAAAGCGTGGCAGGAATTAGGCGTTGCCGGGTTGTCACGACAACCGCGATCAGACCAGGGCAGCATCAAAGCGAGCCAGGAGTGGCAGGACTTTATTGTGAAAACATATAAGGATGGGAATCGTGGGAGTCGGCAAATGAGTCCGGCCCAGGTTGCCGTTCAAGTACAGGCGCGTGCCCAAACGCTTGGGGTGGAGGACTACCCTGGACGCACAACCGTTTATCGCATTTTGCGTCCGTATATTGAGAAGGTTCAGCAAAAGCGATCGTTAGGGTGGCGACAGGATCGGTTGACGCTGCACACGCGGGAAGGATTAGCGATCGCGATCGAGTGGTCAAATCAAGTGTGGCAGGTGGATCACACCCGTGCAGATGTGCTAGTGGTGGATCAGTCTGGGGAAGTGCTAGGGCGACCGTGGCTAACGATTGTGGTGGATACCTACTCACGCTGCATTATGGGCATTTATCTCGGCTTTGATGCACCCAGTTCTGCTGTGGTGTGTTTAGCCTTACGTCATGCCATTATGCCCAAGCAATACAGTTCAGCCTATGAATTGCAAGGGAACTGGGGGACGTATGGGCTACCGCAGTATTTGTATACCGATGGGGGCAAAGACTTTCGCTCGCAGCATCTAGAGCAGGTGGCAACGGAACTAGGAATTGTGCTGTGTCTGCGGCGCAAGCCCTCAGATGGCGGGATTGTGGAGCGACCATTTGGGACATTCAACACGCAGTTTTTCTCTACTCTTCCCGGCTACGTGAGCAGTAACGTGGAGACCCGATCGCCAGCGGCAGAATCGGAAGCTTGCCTCACCTTGATGCAGCTAGAGCAAATGCTGGTGCGCTACATCGTGGATCACTACAACCCGGCAGTCGATGCGCGAATGGGGGATCAAAGTCGGATAGGACGATGGGAAGCGGGACGGATTGCTCAACTGCCCCTGTTGGTCGATCGAGAGTTAGATTTGTGCTTGATGCGACGGGACCAGCGCAAAGTGTATCGCAGTGGCTATATTCAGTTTGCGAATCTAACGTATCAGGGTGAACATTTAGCGGCTTATGCGGGAGAAAGCGTGATTCTGCGATATGACCCCCGCGACATCACAACAGTCTTGGTCTACCAGGGGAAGGGGTCAAAAGAAGAGTTTCTCACTCGTGCCCATGCTCAAGGCTGGGAGACGGAAACCTTGTCGTATGCAGAAGCACAGGCAATTAGCGAGCGGAAACGCGAAGCAGGCAGAGCGATTAGCAATCGAACAATGCTAGAGGAAGTGCGGGATCGTGAGACTCGCATCAGGAAGCTCCAGAAGCAGCAGAAACAACAGGAGAACGTTTCTGTAACCCCGGATGTTGCGGTAATTGATGTGTTGGCAGTTCAGGTGAATGCGACCGTAACCGAACCTATCGTTCAGCCAGAGCCAGAAGTTGAGGTCGAGAAGCCGAAGAAGCCCGTGCCGTATGTGCGGGTGGTGGACTATGAAGAGCTGAAACGAGGAGCAGGGTTGTTATGA
- a CDS encoding DUF4347 domain-containing protein, translated as MIVQPLVRPEQSPSSRPSLETGRSIVIIDTALADYQSLFAGVTPSYEVYLVNANQCGVAQITEMLRQQSGIAQLHLLSHGSAGELLLGKSVLSLETLPAHAVQLQTWRSALSQSAEILLYGCEVAQGDRGQQFVQQLSKLTGASIAAASTKIGNSSLGGTWTLDTVIGTVTGSLASQPIAIEAYAGILSSNPVQYNLNPSTQSAFPRHLINVDGTLYFTASPDGDEFSWERELWKLDPTTDRLVRIELEPGVYSFSPTHFARINSTVYFAATNSTNGREIWKIDPAIDAPVRLTDIEPGTGSSSPTNLTNVNGTLYLVATNSATGRELWKLDPTTGASERLTDIEPGAGNSSPSDLTNVNGTLYFVATNSASGRELWKLDPSSGTPVRLTEIEPGAASSDLFNLTNVNGTLYFIAVDRRSERHLWKVDPVTGSPVRVESASGGSIAGVRNLTNVNGTLYFVARQGIGGNELWKVDPTTGDPVQVDFEPRVSSSSLEHLTNVNGTLYFFSISSASGQGLWKIDPVTGNPARVELAPGSFISSSPRMTNVNGTLYFNVISANGNELWRIDPATGNPMRVNVELGANIFLPQPLTTVNGTLYTVATNRDIGQELWRLDLTTGNQSLIDINTHGVGSSPANLININGTLYFAATDAATGRELWRIDPTTGNPIRITDIEPGPAGSFPANFVNINGTLYFSANRLDPSSGANRRELWRVDPATGNPIRVEVHPGVGISRPRVNLGWEVDFFLPENSINVNGTLYFRANSSVTGQELWRINATTGNVELLDIEPGATGSSPHSFVNVNGTLYFIARSRANREELWKINPATGNPVLIEIEPGTDSSSPSSFGNINGLIGNINGTLYFAAYNKASELELWKLDPTTDTPVRLTRIDPRGDGSSFHTLINVNGTDYLSVSNNAGGRELWKFDLTTGNAARIETASGAVLSSPQEITNVNGTLYLIANRGELWKLDPTTGNPSLIGATDGYNLTNVNGTLYFVVNGNELWRVHPTTGNLERLEIEAFGGTPSFSNFTNVNGTLYFSAFNRANGNELWRVDPTTGDLVRLEIELGVDGSSPHSLTNVNGTLYFSAYTRANGRSLWRINPSTNQPERVIDFNPGADNSDLFVLGFENGRLYLSAGSRTDGAELWTLDLSRTIDSLNAAPTIVAPIANQIAAEDAAFRFTISTNSFADPDPGDRLTYTATLADGRVLPDWLRFDAVTRTLSGTASNENVGTISVRITATDRAGDAVSNTFNLTVTNTNDAPVLTKAIPDQVAAVETLFSLTLPSDTFNDTDAIDALTLSATLANGSPLPAWLRFDAATRTLSGTPPQGSAGRLNLRIIAIDQASELVSDEFELVITDNHSDRNGSTSGSEASGNNGTGSNPGSGGSNPGGSSGGIPGTDFNRRDQAQADRSPVQPLPQTFVGTPQSDRLEGSEAADILLGQAGNDMLLGNGGDDHLVGGTGRDILSGGAGADRFVYNVGSLAKQQRNSILPNLERLIDLNPTEGDRIVLNFDANPSSVEQPRGLFNAGHQRGRRLENAIQSAFQDKNQRQRGKQKLEANEAVFLTWKRRTFLAINDSVRSRNSAGVNFSPHRDLVIDVTGISSIATGTLNVETYFA; from the coding sequence ATGATAGTGCAACCGCTCGTTCGTCCAGAGCAATCGCCTTCCTCGCGTCCAAGTTTAGAAACGGGGCGATCGATCGTCATCATCGACACCGCTCTTGCAGACTATCAAAGCCTCTTTGCGGGTGTCACGCCAAGCTATGAAGTGTATTTAGTCAATGCGAACCAGTGCGGCGTTGCTCAAATCACTGAGATGCTGCGCCAACAGAGCGGCATTGCCCAACTGCATCTTCTATCGCATGGGAGCGCGGGGGAACTGCTCCTGGGCAAGAGCGTGCTGTCTTTGGAAACTTTGCCTGCTCATGCGGTTCAACTGCAAACCTGGCGCAGTGCCCTGAGTCAATCCGCCGAGATTCTCCTGTATGGCTGCGAAGTGGCGCAGGGGGATCGCGGACAACAGTTTGTGCAGCAGTTGAGTAAGTTGACCGGAGCGAGTATTGCTGCGGCTTCGACAAAAATTGGCAACTCCAGTTTAGGGGGAACCTGGACTCTGGATACGGTCATTGGCACTGTTACTGGTTCCTTGGCATCACAGCCAATCGCGATCGAGGCGTATGCGGGGATTTTGAGTTCTAACCCAGTGCAGTACAACCTGAACCCGTCAACCCAAAGCGCTTTCCCTCGTCACTTAATCAACGTGGATGGCACGCTCTACTTCACCGCCAGTCCAGACGGGGATGAATTTTCCTGGGAACGGGAACTGTGGAAGCTTGATCCGACTACAGATCGTTTGGTCCGCATTGAACTTGAACCGGGAGTCTATAGTTTTTCTCCGACTCATTTCGCTCGTATTAATAGCACGGTGTACTTTGCTGCAACCAACAGCACGAATGGACGGGAGATTTGGAAGATTGATCCTGCGATCGATGCTCCGGTGCGTCTTACCGATATTGAACCGGGGACAGGCAGTTCTTCTCCCACCAATCTCACCAATGTCAACGGCACCCTGTACCTTGTCGCAACAAACAGTGCTACCGGACGAGAACTGTGGAAGCTTGATCCGACTACAGGAGCTTCAGAGCGACTCACAGACATTGAACCGGGTGCAGGTAATTCTTCCCCCTCTGATCTCACTAACGTCAATGGCACCCTGTACTTTGTCGCGACGAACAGTGCGAGTGGACGAGAACTGTGGAAGCTTGATCCAAGCTCAGGAACTCCCGTGCGGCTTACAGAAATTGAGCCAGGTGCAGCCAGTTCCGATCTCTTTAATCTCACCAATGTCAACGGAACACTTTATTTCATCGCAGTCGATCGCCGCAGCGAACGGCACTTGTGGAAGGTTGACCCTGTAACAGGCAGCCCAGTCCGAGTCGAATCTGCATCGGGAGGAAGCATTGCCGGGGTTCGCAATCTCACTAACGTGAATGGCACGCTGTACTTTGTAGCCAGACAAGGCATTGGCGGCAACGAGCTGTGGAAGGTTGATCCGACGACAGGCGATCCGGTGCAGGTGGATTTTGAGCCAAGGGTATCTAGCTCCTCGCTTGAACATCTCACCAATGTCAACGGCACGCTCTACTTTTTCTCGATATCGAGTGCCTCTGGACAAGGACTCTGGAAAATCGATCCGGTCACAGGTAATCCTGCGCGAGTCGAACTTGCACCAGGGTCATTCATTTCTTCATCCCCCAGGATGACCAACGTGAACGGCACGCTGTACTTCAACGTCATCAGTGCCAACGGAAATGAACTGTGGCGGATTGATCCAGCGACCGGCAATCCTATGCGAGTGAATGTTGAGCTGGGGGCAAACATTTTCTTGCCTCAGCCTCTCACCACCGTCAACGGGACACTCTACACGGTAGCGACAAATCGCGATATTGGGCAGGAGCTGTGGCGGCTTGATTTAACCACGGGCAATCAATCGCTGATCGACATCAATACTCACGGTGTAGGCTCCTCTCCTGCCAATCTGATCAACATTAACGGGACGCTATACTTTGCAGCAACGGATGCTGCTACTGGACGAGAGCTGTGGCGAATTGATCCGACGACTGGCAATCCCATTCGTATTACCGATATTGAACCAGGTCCAGCAGGTTCTTTCCCGGCAAACTTCGTCAACATCAACGGCACGCTCTACTTCAGTGCCAACCGCCTCGACCCCTCTAGTGGTGCTAACAGACGGGAACTGTGGCGGGTTGATCCTGCTACCGGCAATCCCATCCGGGTTGAAGTGCATCCGGGAGTTGGCATCTCTCGTCCTAGAGTGAACCTTGGTTGGGAAGTCGATTTCTTCCTGCCTGAAAATTCCATCAACGTCAATGGCACACTGTACTTCCGGGCGAATAGCAGTGTTACAGGACAGGAACTGTGGCGGATTAACGCGACGACCGGTAACGTGGAGCTGCTTGACATTGAACCCGGTGCAACGGGGTCTTCTCCCCACAGCTTCGTCAACGTCAACGGCACGCTCTATTTTATTGCCCGCAGCCGAGCGAACAGAGAAGAACTGTGGAAAATTAATCCTGCAACAGGCAATCCGGTATTAATCGAAATTGAACCAGGGACGGACAGTTCCTCTCCTAGCTCTTTCGGCAACATTAACGGTCTTATTGGCAACATTAACGGCACCTTGTACTTTGCTGCCTACAACAAAGCCAGCGAACTAGAATTGTGGAAGCTTGACCCAACCACAGACACCCCGGTACGACTTACCCGTATCGATCCAAGAGGAGACGGTTCCAGTTTTCACACCCTTATCAACGTCAACGGCACCGACTACCTTAGTGTTTCTAACAACGCAGGAGGCAGAGAGCTGTGGAAGTTTGACTTGACGACCGGAAACGCGGCACGAATCGAAACTGCTTCAGGAGCCGTCCTTTCTTCTCCACAAGAAATAACGAATGTCAATGGCACTCTGTACCTCATTGCCAATCGAGGAGAACTGTGGAAGCTTGACCCGACGACTGGAAATCCATCATTGATAGGGGCGACTGATGGCTACAATCTCACTAACGTTAACGGCACGCTCTACTTTGTTGTTAACGGTAATGAACTGTGGCGAGTTCATCCAACGACAGGCAACCTGGAACGGCTTGAAATAGAAGCATTCGGAGGAACACCTTCGTTCTCCAATTTCACTAACGTTAACGGTACGCTCTACTTCAGTGCCTTCAATCGTGCAAATGGCAATGAACTGTGGCGGGTTGACCCAACCACGGGTGATTTAGTCCGACTCGAAATCGAACTAGGAGTAGACGGTTCTTCTCCTCACAGTCTGACGAATGTCAACGGCACACTCTACTTTAGTGCCTACACTCGTGCGAATGGACGATCGCTGTGGCGCATTAATCCGAGTACGAACCAGCCAGAACGGGTGATTGACTTTAATCCAGGTGCGGATAATTCTGATCTTTTCGTCCTCGGCTTTGAAAACGGCAGGCTTTATCTCTCAGCGGGTAGTCGAACTGATGGTGCAGAGCTTTGGACGTTGGACCTGTCCAGGACGATCGACTCACTGAATGCTGCTCCAACTATCGTGGCTCCGATTGCAAACCAAATAGCAGCAGAAGATGCCGCATTTCGCTTCACTATTTCAACCAACAGCTTCGCAGACCCCGATCCGGGAGATCGTCTTACCTATACCGCAACGCTGGCAGATGGGCGAGTTCTTCCAGACTGGCTGCGATTTGATGCTGTAACTCGAACCCTGAGCGGTACGGCATCGAATGAGAACGTGGGGACAATCAGTGTCAGGATAACCGCCACCGATCGAGCGGGTGATGCGGTCAGCAACACTTTCAACTTAACCGTTACCAATACCAACGATGCTCCTGTCCTAACAAAGGCAATTCCAGATCAGGTTGCCGCAGTGGAAACATTGTTTAGCCTTACCCTGCCAAGCGATACTTTTAACGACACAGACGCGATCGATGCACTGACCCTGAGTGCTACGCTTGCAAATGGAAGTCCGCTTCCTGCGTGGCTTCGCTTTGACGCAGCCACACGTACTTTGAGTGGAACCCCTCCTCAGGGAAGTGCAGGGCGACTCAATCTCAGAATCATTGCTATAGATCAGGCGAGCGAATTGGTTAGCGATGAGTTTGAGCTTGTCATTACTGACAATCACTCCGATCGCAATGGCAGTACAAGCGGGTCTGAAGCTTCTGGCAATAACGGGACCGGTAGCAATCCTGGCAGCGGTGGTAGTAATCCTGGCGGCAGTTCTGGTGGCATTCCTGGCACCGATTTCAATCGTCGTGATCAGGCTCAAGCCGACCGCTCTCCCGTGCAGCCCCTGCCGCAAACCTTTGTCGGTACCCCGCAATCTGATCGGTTGGAAGGCAGTGAGGCAGCAGATATTTTGCTGGGTCAAGCGGGTAACGATATGCTGCTCGGTAACGGCGGTGACGATCACTTGGTCGGGGGTACAGGTAGAGATATTTTGAGCGGGGGGGCTGGTGCTGATCGCTTCGTCTACAACGTGGGAAGTCTGGCAAAGCAGCAGCGCAATTCTATCTTGCCTAACCTCGAACGCCTCATTGACTTGAATCCGACCGAGGGCGATAGGATTGTGCTTAATTTCGACGCAAACCCATCTTCGGTCGAGCAACCTCGCGGCTTGTTTAATGCTGGGCATCAGCGAGGTCGTCGATTAGAGAACGCCATTCAATCGGCTTTCCAGGACAAGAATCAACGGCAACGGGGCAAGCAAAAGCTTGAAGCAAACGAGGCAGTGTTCCTAACTTGGAAAAGGCGCACTTTTCTAGCTATCAACGATAGTGTTCGTTCTCGAAATAGCGCAGGTGTCAATTTTTCACCTCACCGTGATTTGGTGATTGATGTTACGGGCATCTCTTCGATCGCGACTGGAACCCTTAACGTAGAAACTTACTTTGCCTAA
- a CDS encoding amidase, whose protein sequence is MTSKPSLLDLTISEAQAAMASGELSAVELTQYYLDRISVYDDELTGTYLNAVATLSPDALAQAERLDQLRAEGTILGPMHGIPVMVKDSYNVAGLATTGAVRGFENFVSDDDAFVVEKLREAGAIILGKTNMDSFASGVRGASNLFGSTRNPYNLNKETGGSSSGSGSAIAANFAMAGTGGETGGSIVIPSAANSLVGIKPSRGLVSVDGTIPLSPFRDVIGPMTRSVTDTAIMMDVMAQEDPEDLWFSYKPEGANDRPESYASLEVLSDKALEGKVLAVPKIYVGKDQKLGPGFKLDPEIEKLFEDAKQTLIEQGATVIEVDTAPYLSKWINLREEWDYGWPDEQFPNWNRENAAFYLEKFIKDLNNPEIDSLLDVKTAITGEFSDTALVQTLRALEEGTPRSFEDEALQTVLKALEQWRVNDFEPFVKENGIDAFVFPTLRAAIPNESGPTGPVPFDRNADAESNVMGLPVITVPMGYTKGNTPASLSFMGDYYGEAEILGYAYDFEQATKYRKVPGTTPDLASVDELLYGGTSDRNIGKTFTLKMGSGREVIADYKVELDQLELDQEIQFTDLAIIQVGQNTRIQLDKDVLAVLKGVNADLITASEFA, encoded by the coding sequence ATGACATCTAAGCCTTCATTGCTGGACTTGACCATTTCAGAAGCTCAGGCTGCAATGGCGAGTGGAGAACTTTCAGCCGTAGAGCTAACCCAGTACTATCTCGATCGAATTTCGGTCTACGACGATGAACTTACAGGAACCTACCTCAACGCCGTTGCCACTCTCAGTCCCGATGCGCTTGCACAGGCTGAAAGACTAGACCAGCTGCGTGCCGAGGGCACAATCCTTGGACCCATGCACGGTATTCCTGTGATGGTTAAGGATTCATACAACGTAGCAGGGCTGGCAACCACAGGGGCAGTGCGAGGCTTTGAGAATTTTGTTTCAGACGATGATGCATTTGTCGTTGAGAAATTGCGAGAAGCAGGCGCAATTATTCTAGGCAAAACAAACATGGACAGCTTTGCCAGCGGTGTTCGCGGCGCTAGCAACTTGTTTGGCAGCACCCGCAATCCCTACAACCTGAATAAGGAAACAGGCGGCTCAAGTTCGGGCAGTGGATCGGCGATCGCAGCCAACTTTGCAATGGCAGGAACGGGAGGTGAGACGGGAGGATCGATCGTGATCCCCAGCGCAGCAAACTCGCTGGTTGGCATTAAGCCGAGCCGGGGACTGGTCTCAGTAGATGGCACGATTCCCCTTTCCCCCTTCCGGGATGTGATCGGTCCCATGACGCGCAGTGTCACCGACACGGCAATCATGATGGATGTCATGGCGCAGGAAGACCCGGAGGATCTGTGGTTTTCCTATAAGCCGGAGGGGGCTAACGATCGTCCAGAGTCCTACGCATCGCTAGAGGTTCTGAGTGACAAGGCGTTGGAAGGAAAAGTTCTTGCTGTTCCCAAAATCTATGTGGGCAAGGATCAAAAGCTGGGACCAGGATTTAAGCTTGATCCTGAGATTGAAAAGCTATTTGAGGATGCCAAGCAAACGCTGATCGAGCAGGGCGCAACGGTTATTGAGGTAGATACAGCTCCTTACCTTTCCAAGTGGATTAACCTTCGGGAAGAGTGGGATTATGGCTGGCCCGATGAACAGTTTCCAAATTGGAACCGAGAGAATGCCGCCTTCTATCTGGAAAAATTCATCAAAGATCTCAATAATCCAGAAATTGATTCGCTTCTGGATGTCAAAACTGCGATTACTGGAGAGTTTTCTGATACTGCTCTGGTTCAAACTCTGAGAGCCCTTGAAGAAGGAACGCCTCGCTCCTTTGAGGATGAAGCCCTACAAACTGTTCTGAAAGCGTTGGAACAATGGCGTGTTAATGATTTTGAACCTTTTGTGAAAGAAAACGGGATTGATGCGTTTGTCTTTCCGACCCTACGGGCTGCAATACCGAATGAATCTGGACCAACAGGACCCGTTCCGTTCGATCGCAATGCCGATGCTGAATCGAATGTAATGGGATTGCCTGTTATCACTGTTCCAATGGGATACACAAAGGGGAATACTCCTGCTTCCCTCAGCTTCATGGGTGACTACTACGGTGAAGCAGAGATTTTAGGCTACGCCTATGATTTTGAGCAAGCCACGAAGTATCGCAAAGTACCTGGCACAACGCCCGACCTCGCATCTGTGGATGAATTGCTCTATGGAGGAACGAGCGATCGAAACATAGGCAAGACATTTACTCTGAAGATGGGATCAGGAAGGGAAGTAATTGCAGATTACAAAGTTGAACTGGATCAGCTTGAACTAGACCAGGAAATTCAGTTTACTGACTTGGCAATTATTCAAGTGGGACAGAATACTCGCATTCAGCTAGATAAAGATGTGTTGGCAGTTTTAAAAGGAGTTAATGCTGATCTGATTACGGCAAGTGAATTTGCCTAA
- a CDS encoding TniQ family protein, whose translation MPDESWVFRVVPAPGESLGHFLGRFRRANHLSHRAIADHLGVRVKWVEDWELPSKRRNPTELQLIALSKLVEVDPKQLAKMLPPARLHLQTRLCSACYAKTSVHLAVWQRSGRTGCDRHALRLLSVCPVCKHGYRTPALWEDEHCEGCGLAFGQMQSYQEPIRKRGQSTPSTASPDELDGRQ comes from the coding sequence ATGCCTGACGAGAGCTGGGTATTTCGAGTTGTACCTGCGCCGGGAGAAAGCTTGGGACACTTCCTGGGGCGGTTTCGCCGTGCGAATCATTTGAGCCATCGCGCGATCGCGGATCATTTGGGCGTGCGTGTGAAGTGGGTTGAAGACTGGGAGCTGCCGTCGAAGCGACGAAACCCGACCGAGTTGCAACTGATCGCCCTGTCAAAATTAGTAGAGGTTGACCCCAAACAACTGGCAAAGATGCTGCCGCCTGCTCGCCTGCACCTACAAACCCGCCTGTGTTCAGCTTGCTATGCAAAAACTTCGGTACATTTAGCGGTGTGGCAGCGATCGGGGAGAACGGGGTGCGACCGTCATGCCCTGCGTCTCTTGTCAGTTTGTCCGGTTTGCAAGCATGGGTATCGCACCCCTGCCCTGTGGGAAGACGAACACTGTGAAGGGTGTGGGCTGGCATTTGGACAAATGCAGTCGTATCAGGAACCGATTCGCAAGCGTGGACAATCGACTCCATCAACCGCCTCGCCTGACGAGCTAGACGGTCGCCAGTAG
- a CDS encoding TniB family NTP-binding protein: MTLEGREQITLPARLIEPGAQESIARLQRQCFVELGTVQQFHAWLDDKRQCRQACRVIGDSRTGKTIACDAYRLKYASQTASGDAPIVPVIYWHATTETGQRELFVGLLEHLKYRITNGTISDLRERVYRLLRSCQVEMIILDEAHRFRPKTFSEIRDIFDLLGIAVVLVGTDRLDVVVRRDEQVHNRFMACHRFHRFDSQALEDTTAIWEEYVLRLPQPSDLTSATMQKILAATTRGYLGTLDEILRNAARRALESGQSRIEASLLNQVALEYK; encoded by the coding sequence ATGACATTAGAGGGTCGAGAACAGATTACGTTACCTGCCCGATTGATTGAGCCAGGAGCGCAAGAGTCGATCGCCCGACTTCAACGGCAATGCTTTGTGGAACTGGGGACGGTACAGCAGTTTCACGCCTGGTTAGATGACAAGCGGCAGTGTCGGCAGGCTTGTCGAGTGATTGGGGACTCCCGCACGGGAAAGACGATAGCCTGTGATGCATATCGGCTGAAATATGCGAGTCAAACTGCGAGTGGGGATGCGCCGATTGTGCCTGTGATCTACTGGCACGCGACGACGGAGACGGGGCAGCGGGAATTGTTCGTGGGGCTGCTGGAGCATTTGAAATATCGCATTACGAATGGCACAATTTCTGACTTACGCGAGCGAGTGTATCGCTTATTGCGATCGTGTCAGGTGGAGATGATCATTTTGGACGAAGCGCATCGGTTTCGCCCCAAAACCTTTTCGGAGATTCGGGACATCTTCGATTTGCTGGGGATTGCCGTGGTGCTGGTGGGAACGGATCGCCTCGATGTCGTAGTCCGACGGGATGAACAGGTGCATAACCGCTTCATGGCGTGTCACCGCTTTCATCGATTTGATAGCCAAGCTTTGGAGGATACGACAGCCATTTGGGAGGAATATGTATTGCGACTGCCCCAGCCCTCCGATCTGACCAGTGCAACGATGCAGAAGATTCTGGCAGCGACCACACGCGGATACCTGGGCACCCTCGATGAGATATTACGAAACGCGGCTCGACGTGCTTTAGAGAGCGGGCAATCTCGAATTGAAGCATCCTTGCTGAATCAAGTTGCGCTGGAGTACAAGTGA